Proteins encoded together in one Telopea speciosissima isolate NSW1024214 ecotype Mountain lineage chromosome 4, Tspe_v1, whole genome shotgun sequence window:
- the LOC122657583 gene encoding pentatricopeptide repeat-containing protein At2g36980, mitochondrial, whose protein sequence is MRSGLFRTTSTIVAVARSGRIVCARKLFDEMPHRDSIAWNAMLAGYSQSGHAQEALSLFSHMRVADMVPDHFSFTAVLSASADAGELLYGKKIHALVIGLGYQSYLPVCNSLIDMYGKCYSPGCAVQVFNAMNLRNEVSWCSALFVYVKAGRLGDAHELFDSMPTRGEFAWNIMIAGYAHYGEIELCLSLFKHMQRAACRPDLCTFTGLMNACAEVADLSYGIMVHGCIIKSGWSFAVEANNSVLSFYAKLSCLHDAVKAFASATTRTQVSWNAMIDAFMKVGDIDCALALFWQSPEKNIISWTAMISGYARNGHGEEAIVFFVDMMSNLIKPDDFTFGAVLHACSNLAVLGCGRMVHGSAFRHGFHSLTYVGNGLVNMYTKCGDLQGSWQAFTEIINKDLVSWNAMLFGFGLHGKAFEAVKLYEEMVGSGLRPDKVTFIGLLMTCSHSGLIEQGLVFFESMVSVYGLAQEADHITCMVDMLGRAGYLKEARELVEEYSSTVSMKTSSNEALLGACVAHGNVGLGAMVGEDLMIIEPQREASYVLLSNLYCASGQWKEAEKVRKALVEQGVKKMPACSWIEVGNRVMVFVAGKHSYPHMEDLYKILNFVKSEMRNPNLFGFENYKAFHSLKG, encoded by the coding sequence ATGCGTTCAGGCTTGTTCCGCACTACATCTACGATCGTCGCGGTTGCGAGATCGGGGCGGATTGTTTGTGCGAGAAAGCTGTTCGATGAAATGCCGCATAGAGATTCCATTGCTTGGAATGCAATGCTTGCTGGTTATTCCCAATCGGGTCATGCCCAAGAagccctctctcttttctctcacaTGAGGGTTGCCGACATGGTGCCTGATCATTTCTCGTTCACCGCCGTCCTGAGTGCATCAGCAGATGCCGGCGAACTCTTGTATGGAAAGAAGATTCACGCACTCGTCATTGGTCTCGGCTACCAATCTTATTTGCCCGTCTGCAATTCACTCATAGACATGTACGGCAAATGTTACTCTCCCGGCTGTGCTGTTCAGGTGTTTAATGCTATGAACCTCAGGAATGAAGTTTCGTGGTGCTCCGCCTTATTTGTTTATGTGAAAGCCGGTCGGCTCGGTGATGCCCATGAGCTTTTCGATAGCATGCCCACAAGGGGGGAATTTGCGTGGAATATTATGATTGCTGGCTATGCTCATTATGGAGAGATCGAATTGTGTTTGAGCCTGTTCAAACATATGCAACGAGCTGCTTGCCGGCCCGACCTCTGCACATTCACTGGCCTCATGAACGCCTGTGCTGAAGTAGCAGATCTTAGCTATGGAATCATGGTGCATGGTTGTATCATCAAAAGCGGTTGGAGCTTTGCAGTGGAGGCTAACAACTCAGTTTTAAGCTTTTACGCCAAACTAAGCTGCTTGCATGATGCTGTGAAGGCTTTTGCATCTGCCACGACTAGAACCCAGGTTTCTTGGAATGCCATGATCGATGCTTTCATGAAGGTTGGAGACATTGACTGTGCTCTTGCTCTGTTTTGGCAGTCACCCGAGAAAAATATTATATCATGGACGGCTATGATCTCAGGGTATGCAAGGAACGGGCACGGAGAAGAGGCCATTGTCTTTTTTGTTGACATGATGAGTAATCTTATCAAACCCGATGACTTTACATTTGGGGCTGTCCTTCACGCTTGTTCTAACTTAGCAGTTCTCGGGTGTGGTAGGATGGTACATGGCTCTGCATTCCGCCATGGTTTTCATTCCTTGACCTATGTGGGCAATGGCTTAGTAAACATGTACACCAAGTGTGGTGACTTACAAGGATCATGGCAAGCTTTTACTGAGATAATCAATAAGGATTTGGTCTCTTGGAATGCAATGCTATTTGGGTTTGGGCTGCATGGTAAAGCTTTTGAAGCTGTAAAGCTTTATGAAGAGATGGTTGGTTCTGGTCTAAGGCCTGATAAAGTGACCTTCATTGGGTTGTTGATGACTTGTAGTCACTCAGGGCTAATAGAGCAAGGCCTTGTGTTTTTTGAATCAATGGTATCAGTTTATGGACTTGCTCAAGAAGCAGATCACATAACTTGCATGGTGGACATGCTTGGCCGGGCTGGGTACTTGAAAGAAGCAAGAGAGTTGGTTGAGGAATATTCAAGTACAGTAAGTATGAAGACTAGCTCAAATGAAGCTCTTCTTGGTGCATGTGTTGCGCATGGAAATGTGGGGCTTGGGGCAATGGTAGGAGAGGATTTGATGATCATAGAACCTCAGAGAGAAGCTAGCTATGTGCTACTGTCAAATTTGTATTGTGCAAGTGGACAATGGAAGGAAGCAGAGAAGGTGCGGAAGGCATTGGTGGAGCAAGGGGTAAAGAAGATGCCTGCTTGTAGTTGGATTGAAGTGGGAAACAGGGTTATGGTCTTTGTAGCTGGGAAACATTCATATCCTCACATGGAAGACttgtataaaatattaaattttgTAAAATCTGAAATGAGAAATCCAAATTTGTTTGGCTTTGAAAACTATAAAGCATTCCATTCCTTGAAAGGATGA